The Ziziphus jujuba cultivar Dongzao chromosome 5, ASM3175591v1 genome segment ttgttctcaTCAGGGTCCAAGCAGCAAAAACGGAGGTTAACACATCAAAAAAGCTCTGCGGTAGAAAATCGAACCAAATCTTTTGCAGAAGAAAAGCCTTCGAAAAGCCTTGTAGAAGAAAAACCTGTGAAATACGTTGTTGATGAAAATGTTCCAAAAAGCAGCACGGAAGAGTATCCTATAAAAAGCCCTGCAGAAGAAAAGCTTCAGTGGAGCAGTGTGAAAGAGAAAGCCCAAAAAGGCCGTGCGAAAGGAAAGGAGATAACTGGCATTGAAGAGAAGGAGCAAATGATGGCTCTGATATTGCAAGAAAATGCAGAAAGGATACATTCTATTGTCGCTGAGAGTGCAGATTATAGGGCTGCAGATGTTAAGGGTGCTAAGGCTgaatttgtttttgataaatctGAGGTTGAATTTGTTAGATCCCAAGGAGATAAGCTCATTGCATGCCTTGGGAATATTGTGAAAACCCTTGACCAGCTCTACCATGATGTCCAAGAATGTGAATAAAATACCTTAACACATCCTCCAAGTAATGTGAATATTAGTTGAGAGTTTGATGTCAAACTTTCCCTTGAAATGCTGATTATAAAGTTTCTGTGTGGTTTTACGCAGAAGATTTTGATTCTAAAcggttttctattttcttttaagtgcaaaaccaagaaaaacaaaggtaaagaaaatttaTGAAGTTTCACAGATCGAGTAAATTGCATTAGAAGTTAAAGTGCTTTTACGTGACATACAAGAATACAAAAACTCCCTAAACAATCTAAACCCGAACTTCCTGTCATGTAAATTGTATCttttttaactgttaaaataCACGAAAATAAGAATAGCTTGAATCAAACTATAGCCAGGGAAGACAAAGGGACAGGCACAGGAACAGCCACGTCATCAGATAGAGGATTAGCCATAGCATTCGGCGAGCTACGACAAATGGGACAAGAAGGATGAAGCCGAAGCCATGAATCGGCACAATTGAGATGGAAAACATGGCCGCAATCTGGCAAGACACGGAGCACATCGCTTTCTTTATAATCAGCCAGACAAACAGAGCAGCAGCACAAAGCGGTCGAGGACTTGCCACTACAATACATGGTTTGGGAGTAAAGAAGCTTTGGGAAGCCCCCGAGAGTGGCCTCGTCGAGGCCTACTTCGGTTCCGGCGACGGTAACCACCGAGTCTCGGCTGGTGTTGGAAGTGAAGAAGCTGGTTGGGTGGTGATGAGGAATTGGAGAGAGGCGCATGCGGGTGATGCAGTAGGAAGTGAGTGCTACAATTATAATCAGCATAAGAAAGCCGATGAGCACTTCAATACCAGACCCAAGTCCCCCCAACCCTTCCATGTTAGTATCGGAATAACCAGCAGGGGAGTCCATCTTCTCTGGTTAATTGGGAGTTTAGAAAAAGTTAGAGAAACAAGTTCTTGGTGAGGAGGCATTTGGTTATCTGGGTTTGATTGCTACTTAGctaattttggaaattaaatatttgaattgcCTACTGTTGCTGTCGCTTTGTTTTGGTGATTGTCAACTTGTATTCGTTgatcaccatcggtaatttgaATGACGAAAGCacaattactaaattaattgatatagaagaaagaaaagcacaTTTTAATTACTCAAAGATATACCATGAATAGAATAAGtttatattatctttcttttcgtattttaatatttttccaatcCAATAGGAAAACTAATTGCACAATGAAAAAGACATACAGTTAAAACCTCTTTACATTCAATGACGTTTGGGAATGGGAGTTTTTGGAAGGTCTGGGAATCTCTTAGTATTTTTATAAGCTGAAGGTCAGTCTACTCGAAATTTGTTTTGTGGTCATCCTGTCATGATACATGCCCACTTGATAAAAAGTCCCATTGCCCCAGTGATATAATTGTGTGTAGCATTTTAAgttcatttattatattattgtggAGTAATAAGTCGTATACAAGTGGGATAATTTTgtattacatatatgtattaaattCCATGCTAGGGTTGAGTTTTAGATGATCATCAATTGCAATAAATCATAGCaacaattaattacaaaatattcaaTCTCTGTCAGAAGAAGctccaaattaaaaaacataaaaaaaatttcataatatcaaatttcttaTTGTGCAacatttg includes the following:
- the LOC107429930 gene encoding trihelix transcription factor ASR3 — protein: MAEKGSNSQSRRVSGSRQTRSQVAPDWSAIDTLILVNEIAAVEADCLKALSTFQKWKIIAETCTALGVVRNSSQCRRKWDSLLLDYNRIKHLELQSGGESYWSLNVETRKEFGLPENFDGELFQAIDNLVRAREDQSDTDPDNDPESRFEMHYVVKELGSKQQKRRLTHQKSSAVENRTKSFAEEKPSKSLVEEKPVKYVVDENVPKSSTEEYPIKSPAEEKLQWSSVKEKAQKGRAKGKEITGIEEKEQMMALILQENAERIHSIVAESADYRAADVKGAKAEFVFDKSEVEFVRSQGDKLIACLGNIVKTLDQLYHDVQECE
- the LOC107429934 gene encoding putative RING-H2 finger protein ATL71 encodes the protein MDSPAGYSDTNMEGLGGLGSGIEVLIGFLMLIIIVALTSYCITRMRLSPIPHHHPTSFFTSNTSRDSVVTVAGTEVGLDEATLGGFPKLLYSQTMYCSGKSSTALCCCSVCLADYKESDVLRVLPDCGHVFHLNCADSWLRLHPSCPICRSSPNAMANPLSDDVAVPVPVPLSSLAIV